One segment of Chelmon rostratus isolate fCheRos1 chromosome 17, fCheRos1.pri, whole genome shotgun sequence DNA contains the following:
- the lgals3bp.1 gene encoding galectin-3-binding protein B, whose translation MLTHRNLRTLWLLLLLHACGSAMKFNLFRKPWPRDGDVRLSGSQSFSEGRVEVYHEGKWGTVCDDDWDLAEAQVVCRQLHFPGAKSVVLGKDYGEVSGPIWLDDLNCKGTENQLSACNFINWGTTDCSHKEDVGVICETDNAIETMVDSAHSLDHSIGLSDDLGQIFDSGKGCDFLISVQSATGNRRDDGTAETVGTSICAHKLILSRFPLFNASEGTAGITVSISQTCQPHFTSFIRYIYTRKMDVTFSSVQCLHWMASQFGIEQLMEDTGRLFSKILPEDTLFHTQVSLYEYAIETGDLVLQENCLQYLAWNYQNLTRSPAWTNLTVELLRALLARSDLVVPNEYFLLQTVQSWITAKGSSTSSKTQVGLLSLIRFPMIPAEKLYELESNTSLYSAHENMYRENMLKAFQFNVLLFNNLPSNPKFNKEDDDYQPRIYTAEPWSIAIASSTTTPSDPVRTHYPTFNSRNRYNYGYDRQYSFYPTVRPNGPTLTQSFSTPVHNSLIFKNNKIRWEANVFMHQRECSNQGLKCDSLPLARLATQGHTSQQSKVLFRNRLLLMCQGKYICHVQDFKVNLAHITANGTHVVAYPCPGDQYTYHFVVRPQYI comes from the exons ATGCTCACACATCGTAACCTACGCACTCTGtggcttctgctgcttctccatgcCTGTGGAAGTGCAATGAAATTCAACCTGTTTA GAAAGCCTTGGCCACGGGACGGTGACGTGAGGCTGTCCGGCTCCCAGAGTTTTTCAGAGGGCCGTGTGGAAGTCTACCATGAGGGGAAATGGGGAACAGTGTGTGACGACGACTGGGACTTAGCTGAGGCCCAGGTGGTGTGTCGTCAGCTCCACTTCCCCGGGGCCAAATCTGTCGTCCTTGGGAAGGACTACGGAGAAG TGTCTGGACCTATTTGGCTGGATGATTTGAACTGCAAAGGCACAGAGAACCAGCTGTCTGCTTGTAATTTCATTAACTGGGGAACAACTGACTGCTCCCACAAAGAAGATGTTGGAGTAATTTGTGAAACAGACA ACGCAATCGAGACCATGGTTGATTCCGCACACTCGCTGGACCACAGCATCGGTCTGTCTGATGACCTCGGTCAAATCTTTGACAGTGGGAAAGGCTGTGACTTCCTGATCTCAGTCCAGAGTGCGACTGGAAACAGGCGGGACGACGGGACCGCGGAGACGGTTGGGACGTCGATTTGTGCGCACAAACTGATCCTCTCGCGTTTCCCGCTCTTCAACGCTTCGGAGGGGACCGCTGGCATCACGGTCAGCATCAGCCAGACTTGCCAGCCACATTTCACCTCCTTCATCAG GTACATTTACACCCGCAAGATGGATGTGACCTTCTCTTCTGTGCAGTGCCTCCACTGGATGGCTTCTCAGTTTGGCATagagcagctgatggaggacaCAGGCCGACTGTTCTCTAAAATCCTCCCAGAGGACACTTTGTTTCACACCCAGGTGTCCCTTTACGAATACGCGATCGAGACAGGGGACTTGGTCCTCCAGGAGAACTGTCTTCAGTATCTGGCCTGGAACTACCAAAATCTGACTAGGTCCCCTGCTTGGACCAACCTCACCGTTGAGCTCCTCAGAGCCCTTTTAGCCCGCTCCGACCTGGTGGTGCCAAATGAGTATTTTCTGCTTCAGACCGTGCAGAGCTGGATCACAGCAAAGGGCAGTTCGACCAGTTCGAAAACCCAGGTTGGCCTGTTGAGTCTCATTCGTTTCCCTATGATCCCTGCTGAGAAACTGTATGAACTGGAGTCCAACACTTCTCTGTACAGCGCTCATGAGAATATGTATCgtgaaaacatgttgaaagCATTCCAGTTTAATGTTTTGCTCTTCAATAATCTTCCGTCCAACCCAAAGTTCAACAAAGAAGATGATGATTACCAGCCCAGGATCTACACCGCTGAGCCATGGAGCATTGCTATTGCCTCTTCGACAACAACTCCATCAGATCCGGTCCGAACCCACTATCCTACATTCAACAGCAGGAATCGTTATAACTATGGCTATGACCGCCAATATTCTTTCTATCCCACTGTCCGTCCGAACGGCCCAACCTTAACCCAGTCATTCAGCACACCTGTCCACAACAGCCTGATCTTTAAGAACAACAAGATTCGCTGGGAGGCAAATGTCTTCATGCACCAACGCGAATGTTCAAACCAGGGGCTGAAGTGCGATTCGCTCCCTTTGGCACGGCTGGCCACCCAAGGCCACACCAGCCAGCAGAGCAAAGTCCTATTTCGTAACCGGCTCCTGTTGATGTGTCAAGGCAAGTACATCTGTCACGTTCAGGACTTCAAGGTCAACCTGGCTCATATCACTGCAAATGGGACCCATGTTGTTGCCTATCCCTGTCCTGGGGACCAGTACACCTACCACTTTGTTGTGAGACCACAGTACATCTGA
- the cant1a gene encoding soluble calcium-activated nucleotidase 1 isoform X2, with translation MPAPPGFIRLEQDEPMNNLRISVGGLPMLASMANATDPRFRLKWKPIVVVAFSLALLLLLFMHLNSGLHSRSYHSHSWKASHSDAQQSDSGYNNTYPLSPPEHTPQGARYRIGVIADLDKSSRSDKKLTWLSYMRRGYLLVSQSGDKVAVEWDADRVVLESHLSENGRGMELSELVVFNGKLYSVDDRTGIVYHIDGDKAVPWVILPDGDGNVAKGFKAEWMAVKDKHLYVGGLGKEWTTTEGEFVNNNPEWVKVVGFRGDVQHENWVPKYKSLKSAAGIEPPGYLIHESAAWSDTLQRWFFLPRRASDQRYEETADERRGTNLALSCSPDFRDIIMSRVGPLNPTHGFSSFKFVPNTDDQIILALKSEEDAGKIATYIMAFTLDGRILLPETKIGDVKYEGLEFI, from the exons ATGCCTGCTCCCCCAGGCTTCATTCGACTGGAGCAGGATGAACCAATGAACAATCTGCGTATCTCTGTAGGAGGCCTCCCAATGTTGGCTTCCATGGCCAACGCCACCGACCCTCGTTTCCGCCTTAAGTGGAAGCCCATCGTGGTGGTGGCCTTCTCCCTCGCCttgcttctgctgctcttcatgCACTTGAACTCGGGCTTGCACTCCCGCTCCTACCACTCGCACAGCTGGAAAGCCAGCCACAGTGACGCCCAGCAGTCCGATTCCGGCTACAACAACACCTACCCTCTCAGTCCGCCGGAGCACACGCCGCAGGGCGCCCGCTACCGCATCGGGGTCATCGCCGACCTGGACAAAAGCTCTCGTAGCGACAAGAAGCTGACGTGGCTGAGCTACATGCGGCGGGGTTACCTGTTGGTGTCCCAAAGTGGTGACAAGGTGGCAGTCGAATGGGATGCAGACAGGGTGGTGCTGGAAAGCCACCTGTCGGAGAACGGCAGAGGTATGGAGCTGTCTGAGCTGGTGGTGTTCAATGGGAAGCTCTACAGCGTCGATGACAGGACAGGCATCGTCTACCACATTGACGGCGACAAGGCTGTGCCCTGGGTCATCTTACCCGATGGAGACGGCAATGTAGCCAAAG GGTTCAAAGCTGAGTGGATGGCTGTGAAGGACAAGCACCTGTATGTCGGCGGTCTGGGGAAAGAGTGGACCACCACTGAAGGCGAGTTCGTCAACAACAACCCAGAGTGGGTGAAAGTAGTGGGCTTCAGAGGGGATGTACAACACGAGAACTGGGTTCCCAAGTACAAATCTCTGAAGTCCGCTGCAGGGATAGAGCCTCCAG GGTATCTTATCCATGAGTCAGCAGCGTGGAGCGACACCCTGCAGCGCTGGTTCTTCCTCCCTCGCCGCGCCAGCGATCAGCGCTACGAGGAGACGGCAGACGAGCGCCGCGGCACGAACCTTGCCCTCAGCTGCTCGCCAGATTTCAGAGACATCATTATGAGTCGAGTGGGTCCTCTTAACCCCACTCACGGTTTTTCCTCCTTCAAGTTCGTCCCCAACACGGACGACCAGATCATTCTGGCTCTCAAGTCGGAGGAAGATGCCGGGAAGATTGCTACATACATCATGGCCTTCACACTTGACGGACGCATTCTCTTACCTGAAACCAAGATTGGGGATGTGAAATATGAGGGCTTAGAGTTCATATAG
- the cant1a gene encoding soluble calcium-activated nucleotidase 1 isoform X1: MSACAEFGITLLQKMQAESNDLPSGLKILTGARQSLLMEGHSGPQSSMPAPPGFIRLEQDEPMNNLRISVGGLPMLASMANATDPRFRLKWKPIVVVAFSLALLLLLFMHLNSGLHSRSYHSHSWKASHSDAQQSDSGYNNTYPLSPPEHTPQGARYRIGVIADLDKSSRSDKKLTWLSYMRRGYLLVSQSGDKVAVEWDADRVVLESHLSENGRGMELSELVVFNGKLYSVDDRTGIVYHIDGDKAVPWVILPDGDGNVAKGFKAEWMAVKDKHLYVGGLGKEWTTTEGEFVNNNPEWVKVVGFRGDVQHENWVPKYKSLKSAAGIEPPGYLIHESAAWSDTLQRWFFLPRRASDQRYEETADERRGTNLALSCSPDFRDIIMSRVGPLNPTHGFSSFKFVPNTDDQIILALKSEEDAGKIATYIMAFTLDGRILLPETKIGDVKYEGLEFI, encoded by the exons ATGTCAGCGTGCGCTGAATTTGGCATAACATTATTACAGAAAATGCAGGCTGAATCGAACGATCTGCCATCGGGACTGAAGATTTTAACTGGAGCCAGACAGAGTCTACTTATGGAGG GTCACTCCGGGCCTCAGTCCTCCATGCCTGCTCCCCCAGGCTTCATTCGACTGGAGCAGGATGAACCAATGAACAATCTGCGTATCTCTGTAGGAGGCCTCCCAATGTTGGCTTCCATGGCCAACGCCACCGACCCTCGTTTCCGCCTTAAGTGGAAGCCCATCGTGGTGGTGGCCTTCTCCCTCGCCttgcttctgctgctcttcatgCACTTGAACTCGGGCTTGCACTCCCGCTCCTACCACTCGCACAGCTGGAAAGCCAGCCACAGTGACGCCCAGCAGTCCGATTCCGGCTACAACAACACCTACCCTCTCAGTCCGCCGGAGCACACGCCGCAGGGCGCCCGCTACCGCATCGGGGTCATCGCCGACCTGGACAAAAGCTCTCGTAGCGACAAGAAGCTGACGTGGCTGAGCTACATGCGGCGGGGTTACCTGTTGGTGTCCCAAAGTGGTGACAAGGTGGCAGTCGAATGGGATGCAGACAGGGTGGTGCTGGAAAGCCACCTGTCGGAGAACGGCAGAGGTATGGAGCTGTCTGAGCTGGTGGTGTTCAATGGGAAGCTCTACAGCGTCGATGACAGGACAGGCATCGTCTACCACATTGACGGCGACAAGGCTGTGCCCTGGGTCATCTTACCCGATGGAGACGGCAATGTAGCCAAAG GGTTCAAAGCTGAGTGGATGGCTGTGAAGGACAAGCACCTGTATGTCGGCGGTCTGGGGAAAGAGTGGACCACCACTGAAGGCGAGTTCGTCAACAACAACCCAGAGTGGGTGAAAGTAGTGGGCTTCAGAGGGGATGTACAACACGAGAACTGGGTTCCCAAGTACAAATCTCTGAAGTCCGCTGCAGGGATAGAGCCTCCAG GGTATCTTATCCATGAGTCAGCAGCGTGGAGCGACACCCTGCAGCGCTGGTTCTTCCTCCCTCGCCGCGCCAGCGATCAGCGCTACGAGGAGACGGCAGACGAGCGCCGCGGCACGAACCTTGCCCTCAGCTGCTCGCCAGATTTCAGAGACATCATTATGAGTCGAGTGGGTCCTCTTAACCCCACTCACGGTTTTTCCTCCTTCAAGTTCGTCCCCAACACGGACGACCAGATCATTCTGGCTCTCAAGTCGGAGGAAGATGCCGGGAAGATTGCTACATACATCATGGCCTTCACACTTGACGGACGCATTCTCTTACCTGAAACCAAGATTGGGGATGTGAAATATGAGGGCTTAGAGTTCATATAG